The region AGGGCAACAAACGGGACGCCGACGGCTTTGGCAATCCGGGCGGCGAGCACAATGTTCGACTTGCCGCCGCATTCCACGATCGAGATCCGCTCCCGGTCGGCATCATGGCCCATCGCCCTAAACACGAACGGAAGGGCCAGTTTCTCGGTCAGGCCCTCGACCAGTACGGCCGCCCGAGCGAGGAACAGCTCTCCCCGAGATGCGTCGAACTCGGAAGCAGCCACAAACTCCTGATTGGCCGGGAGCGGTTCAGGCTGGAACAGTCGGGTCCCCTCACCGGGTCGAAGCTCGATCAGCACCAGTTCGTCGAGTCTGGCAACGTTGAGAAACGACGGCGAGTGGGTGGAGTAGAAGATCTGATTGTCGGCCTCGGACAACTGGTGCAGGAGTCGGTAGAGGTACCGCTGGATCTGAGGGGGAAGGAACAGTTCTGGCTCCTCGATAAGCAGGATCATTCCCGTGACGTTGGCCTTTAGGCAGGCTTCGAGACCGTCAACGAGGCCGTGGGCTGCCGCGGTAGCTCCCTGGTGGGGGTGGTCGGGTGGCCCGTCGATTCCTCGCCCCGCCAGGGCTTCCTGGAGGATATCGACGGCTCGATTGTGGGGTGGTGAATCGTTGGCCGACAGGGCGACCAGCGTGCTGGATCGTAAATCGGCCGGAAGAAACAGCGGTGTATGCGATATCGAGTCGCTTGACTCTCCCCGATGCTGAGGCAGACCGGCGATAAACGACGATGATCCGTGTGCGAACTCGGCGCTAACCCGGATGGTTCCGTCCCCGTCTCGCGCAATGTCACCTGGCACCAGGGGTGGGGCGGTTGGATCGAGGACTGCCCGAATCGCTTCAAGGACGTTTGATTTGCCGGCACTTGATTCGCCGACCAAGGCAGAGAGCCGACCGGGGCGAAACGAGGCGTCGCGGATCGACCGGTAGCCGTCGATGTGTACCCGGATCAACCCCGGAAAATTGCCTGCTTCGAGA is a window of Acidimicrobiia bacterium DNA encoding:
- a CDS encoding AAA family ATPase, yielding MEADLEAGNFPGLIRVHIDGYRSIRDASFRPGRLSALVGESSAGKSNVLEAIRAVLDPTAPPLVPGDIARDGDGTIRVSAEFAHGSSSFIAGLPQHRGESSDSISHTPLFLPADLRSSTLVALSANDSPPHNRAVDILQEALAGRGIDGPPDHPHQGATAAAHGLVDGLEACLKANVTGMILLIEEPELFLPPQIQRYLYRLLHQLSEADNQIFYSTHSPSFLNVARLDELVLIELRPGEGTRLFQPEPLPANQEFVAASEFDASRGELFLARAAVLVEGLTEKLALPFVFRAMGHDADRERISIVECGGKSNIVLAARIAKAVGVPFVAL